The sequence ATGCCCTGCCACGCGCTGTTCCAGTTCTACGTCGCCCCGGCCACCGAGGCCGGCGGCAAGGGCAAGCTGAGCTGCCAGTTGTACCAGCGCAGCGCCGACATCTTCCTGGGCGTGCCGTTCAACATTGCCAGCTATGCCCTGCTGACGCACATGGTGGCGCAGCAGTGCGACCTGGACGTCGGCGACTTCATCTGGACCGGCGGCGACTGCCATATCTACAGCAACCACCAGGAACAGGTAGCCCTGCAACTGGGCCGCGCGCCTTTCGCCTATCCGCTGCTCCACATCAGGCGCAAGCCCGATTCGATCTTCGACTACCAGTTCGAGGACTTCGAGTTCCTCGACTACCAGCACCATCCGGCCATCAAGGCGCCGGTGGCCGTTTAATGAACACGCCCCGCATCAACCTGATCTACGCCCGCGCGGCCAATGGCGTGATCGGCAGGAACAACGCCATGCCCTGGCATCTGCCCGAAGACCTGGCGCACTTCAAGCGCCTGACGCAGGGCTGGCCGGTCATCATGGGCCGCAAGACCTGGGATTCGCTGCCACCGCGTTTTCGCCCCCTGCCGGGCCGGACCAATCTGGTCATCACCCGGCAGCCGGACTGGCAGGCGCCGGGCGCGCTGCCGGCCGCCAGCCTGGCCGACGCACTGGCGCAGTGCAGCCAGTCCGAAGAAGTCTGGGTCATCGGCGGCGCGCAAATTTATGCCCATGCCGAGCCGCTGGCCGACCGCATCGAGGTCACCGAAATTGCCCAG comes from Polaromonas naphthalenivorans CJ2 and encodes:
- a CDS encoding dihydrofolate reductase, with the translated sequence MNTPRINLIYARAANGVIGRNNAMPWHLPEDLAHFKRLTQGWPVIMGRKTWDSLPPRFRPLPGRTNLVITRQPDWQAPGALPAASLADALAQCSQSEEVWVIGGAQIYAHAEPLADRIEVTEIAQDFDGDAFAPPLGEEWQETAREAHVSSHGLPFSFVTFEKASA